The Terriglobia bacterium genome has a segment encoding these proteins:
- a CDS encoding ISKra4 family transposase: MNIRIEVVCVSADGREQRRQLSGIERQELAMETLGMSLAESKALLEGVQDFMVVQQVSENLEQRRACLHCGRRHTTKGSGNTPVNTLFGLVNVPNPRWNRCACQTEGPETFRPTAAWLQGRTSVEMLYLESKWASLIPFAKVADLLTEVLPIGGSANHESVRIHLQSTAERIEQELGRERQLNEYEGSEDDWEQQPLPDGPITVGIDGGYVRAAHKQGCFEVIAGKSVVAFRREDATEVPSAKCFGFVQTYDEKPRRRLWELMKSQGMQENQQVVFMSDGGQDVRRVQQYLHPFSEHLLDWFHITMRLTVLQQQTKGLQQERPETGADVAKQLESIKHLLWHGNTPEALERMTGLTIDLSLIQAHSIPAAKVANGLAEFEIYIKNNCEFIPNFGERWRQGERISTAFVESTINQVVSRRFVKK; encoded by the coding sequence ATGAACATCCGGATCGAAGTAGTATGCGTGAGTGCTGACGGCCGGGAACAACGCAGACAGCTGTCGGGAATCGAACGGCAAGAGTTAGCGATGGAGACCCTCGGCATGAGCCTGGCTGAGAGCAAGGCGTTGCTCGAAGGTGTGCAGGACTTTATGGTCGTACAACAGGTTAGCGAGAATCTGGAGCAAAGACGTGCGTGTCTCCATTGCGGTCGTCGGCACACGACGAAAGGCTCTGGAAATACACCTGTCAACACCCTGTTCGGGCTGGTGAATGTGCCAAATCCGCGGTGGAACCGATGCGCCTGCCAGACCGAAGGCCCGGAAACATTCCGGCCGACGGCAGCATGGCTCCAAGGGCGAACCAGCGTGGAAATGCTGTATCTGGAGAGCAAGTGGGCGTCGCTGATCCCCTTCGCAAAGGTTGCTGACTTACTGACGGAAGTATTGCCGATTGGAGGCTCCGCCAATCATGAAAGCGTCCGCATCCACCTGCAGTCGACAGCGGAACGAATCGAGCAGGAACTGGGCCGGGAGCGGCAGCTCAATGAGTACGAAGGCTCGGAAGACGATTGGGAGCAACAGCCGCTTCCAGACGGTCCGATCACCGTTGGCATCGATGGCGGCTACGTTCGAGCGGCACATAAACAGGGGTGTTTTGAAGTGATCGCCGGCAAGAGCGTCGTTGCCTTCCGGCGTGAGGATGCAACCGAAGTACCCTCGGCGAAGTGTTTCGGCTTTGTGCAAACCTATGACGAAAAGCCACGCCGGCGGCTCTGGGAGCTGATGAAGTCGCAAGGAATGCAGGAGAATCAACAGGTGGTATTTATGTCCGATGGGGGCCAGGACGTCCGACGTGTGCAGCAGTACCTTCATCCATTCAGCGAGCATCTGCTGGACTGGTTTCACATCACAATGCGGCTGACGGTCCTCCAGCAGCAGACAAAAGGGCTTCAGCAAGAGCGGCCGGAAACTGGCGCCGATGTCGCGAAGCAGCTGGAGAGCATCAAGCACCTTCTTTGGCACGGAAACACTCCGGAAGCGCTCGAACGGATGACCGGGCTAACCATCGATCTAAGCCTGATCCAGGCGCATTCAATTCCTGCGGCGAAAGTTGCCAACGGGCTAGCCGAATTCGAGATCTACATCAAGAACAACTGCGAGTTCATTCCAAACTTTGGCGAGCGATGGCGACAAGGCGAAAGGATCAGCACGGCATTCGTTGAGTCGACGATCAACCAAGTGGTCAGCAGACGGTTCGTTAAGAAA
- a CDS encoding helix-turn-helix transcriptional regulator, with protein sequence MRSNVSDVLPPAVKRSLTKFGSDLATARRKRGLTILAVAERMGVAKNTYLRAEKGDPKVGLGVYAMALFVLGFGDPLGALIDVSRDDTGLLLDEERLPKRVRMKKAQVPQS encoded by the coding sequence ATGAGATCGAATGTGTCAGATGTTCTGCCCCCCGCCGTCAAGCGGTCGCTGACCAAATTCGGCAGCGACCTCGCAACCGCGCGGCGGAAACGTGGGCTCACAATCCTTGCCGTCGCCGAGCGCATGGGCGTTGCCAAGAATACTTACCTCCGCGCAGAGAAGGGAGATCCCAAAGTCGGCCTTGGCGTGTATGCGATGGCGCTTTTCGTCTTGGGCTTTGGCGATCCTCTTGGCGCTCTTATCGACGTGAGCCGCGACGATACCGGCCTTCTGCTCGATGAAGAACGTCTGCCCAAGCGCGTGCGCATGAAGAAAGCACAGGTGCCGCAATCATGA
- a CDS encoding type II toxin-antitoxin system HipA family toxin, protein MKRNIDVMLGDGVEVGTLRYDLQGRRESAAFEYGAGWLGAPARFALGPTLPLQAGPQFHRKSKDGSIFHAAIADTEPDGWAKRIIMRDHIKRRQKLRREGKEEAQPLNALDYLLAVDDFSRVGALRFRDEEGVFQRAQEEGRRTAPPLIELGHLLSASRAVEANKETAADLAYLRGRGTSLGGMRPKCTVIDEDGSLCIGKFPSIADERAVTKGEVLALTLARKAGIDAATARIVQSEDLPVALVRRFDRQNSGHRVMYVSAATMLGVEVTEPEEHTYTEIVDAIRVHGADAQADIEELWRRIAFSILITNVDDHLRNHGFLHVDREFWRLSPAFDINPSPERVRELKTWISEDAGPDMTIDALMSVIAYFRITASRAKEILSDVMQAVNGWRKTGQSIGMSEEELEPFVDAFEHGECAAAKRLI, encoded by the coding sequence ATGAAGCGGAATATCGACGTGATGCTGGGCGATGGGGTCGAGGTCGGCACGCTGCGCTACGACCTGCAAGGGCGTCGCGAAAGCGCCGCTTTCGAGTATGGTGCGGGCTGGCTCGGCGCCCCCGCGCGTTTCGCTCTCGGGCCGACGCTTCCGCTCCAGGCGGGACCACAGTTTCATCGCAAGTCAAAAGACGGTTCTATATTTCATGCCGCGATTGCCGACACCGAGCCCGATGGGTGGGCAAAGCGCATCATCATGCGCGACCACATCAAGCGCAGACAGAAATTGCGCCGTGAAGGAAAAGAAGAAGCGCAGCCGCTCAACGCACTTGATTATTTACTGGCTGTGGATGATTTCAGCCGTGTCGGCGCGCTTCGTTTTCGCGACGAAGAGGGCGTGTTTCAGCGCGCGCAGGAAGAAGGGCGCCGGACCGCTCCGCCACTCATCGAGCTTGGACATTTGTTGAGCGCGTCGCGCGCTGTCGAGGCGAACAAAGAGACGGCAGCGGACCTTGCATACTTACGCGGCCGAGGCACGTCGCTTGGCGGCATGCGCCCGAAATGCACGGTCATTGACGAAGACGGCTCGCTCTGCATCGGCAAGTTTCCGAGCATCGCAGACGAGCGCGCCGTTACCAAGGGAGAAGTGCTCGCTCTGACGCTTGCCAGAAAGGCCGGGATCGATGCAGCCACGGCGCGTATCGTCCAGAGCGAAGATTTGCCGGTCGCACTCGTCCGCCGCTTCGACCGCCAAAACAGCGGCCATCGCGTAATGTATGTCTCCGCCGCGACCATGCTGGGTGTTGAGGTGACGGAACCCGAGGAACATACCTACACCGAGATCGTGGACGCAATCCGCGTACACGGGGCCGACGCACAAGCCGATATCGAAGAGTTGTGGAGGCGCATTGCCTTCTCGATTTTGATTACGAATGTGGACGACCACTTGCGCAATCACGGCTTCCTGCATGTAGATAGGGAATTCTGGCGGTTGTCGCCCGCCTTTGACATTAACCCGTCACCCGAGCGCGTGCGTGAATTGAAGACGTGGATATCCGAAGATGCTGGCCCTGACATGACCATCGATGCCCTCATGTCCGTGATTGCTTATTTCCGCATCACGGCTTCGCGGGCCAAGGAGATCTTGAGCGACGTTATGCAAGCCGTGAATGGTTGGCGCAAGACTGGACAAAGTATTGGCATGAGTGAAGAAGAGCTTGAGCCATTCGTAGACGCCTTCGAACATGGCGAATGCGCCGCCGCGAAGAGGCTCATCTGA